One Chloroflexota bacterium genomic region harbors:
- the secA gene encoding preprotein translocase subunit SecA, translating into MLKSLTRLLVGSNEGAIKKLRRIAEDINKLEGEFESMSDAELATIRYKFRQRIERGEELDDILPEAFATVREAAKRVLGMRHFDVQLIGGMVLHQGKIAEMRTGEGKTLVATLPAYLNSLAGSVHVVTVNDYLARRDAQWMGQVYHFLGASIGVLQHDAAYMFDPDVESSERGMESLRRVERREAYAADITYGTNNEFGFDYLRDNMVVELGRRVQGKREFAIVDEVDNILIDEARTPLIISGPAQQSPNEYRRFARLANTLDREDDYTIDEKHRTAALTNEGISKLEKMLNVSNIYGAENFELVHYAENALKAQAIFERDRDYVVQDGEVVIVDEFTGRLMTGRRYSDGLHQAIEAKENVKVQRESVTYATITLQNYFRLYDKLSGMTGTAATEGEEFWKIYKLEVVEIPTNKPMVRQDDQDLIYPNQDAKYRAVVGEIRERSQAGQPVLVGTTDIDMSEMLSDRLRKAGVKHEVLNAKQHEREAHIVAQAGRPGAVTVATNMAGRGTDIILGGNQEMLGIPEEEWQADHDRVIRQGGLFILGTERHEARRIDNQLRGRSGRQGDIGHSRFYVALDDELMRRFGGDTIKKFMNWAMEDEGHIESKSISKSIESAQVKTEAFHFDIRKHLVEYDDVVNTHRDVIYGEREKILSGSDLKANMQAMVAANMQELLQQHLGGNRPELWNTERLARELGGIMPMPSEFAYHDDIAAYSYEEVEDIILRHAEALYDSIEAELGDDEMRTLERQVMLRVIDSNWVQHLTAMENLRQGIGLHAFGQRDPLVMYKKEGHEKFQDLQSRIQSDIVHAIYNIGDMAQQHARLNGSLQHPNGANGTNRRRQRSGTNGASRNGNASVMTQVVSAQREAVPAGSRKIGRNSPCPCGSGKKYKRCCGA; encoded by the coding sequence ATGCTGAAATCTCTCACAAGGCTGCTAGTCGGCTCCAACGAGGGAGCAATCAAGAAGCTGCGCCGCATCGCCGAAGACATTAATAAACTCGAAGGCGAATTCGAGAGCATGTCGGACGCGGAACTCGCCACGATTCGCTACAAGTTTCGCCAGCGCATTGAACGTGGCGAGGAACTCGACGACATTCTGCCCGAGGCGTTCGCCACGGTGCGCGAGGCGGCTAAGCGCGTATTGGGAATGCGCCACTTCGATGTACAGCTCATTGGCGGCATGGTGCTGCATCAGGGCAAAATCGCCGAGATGCGTACAGGCGAAGGCAAAACGCTCGTTGCCACACTGCCCGCCTACCTGAACTCGCTCGCCGGCAGCGTGCATGTCGTTACCGTAAACGACTACCTAGCGCGCCGCGATGCCCAATGGATGGGGCAGGTGTATCACTTCCTCGGTGCTTCTATTGGCGTGCTGCAGCATGATGCCGCGTACATGTTCGACCCTGATGTGGAATCGTCTGAACGCGGCATGGAAAGCCTGCGCCGCGTGGAACGGCGAGAGGCTTATGCGGCGGACATCACATACGGCACGAACAACGAGTTCGGCTTCGACTACTTGCGCGACAACATGGTCGTGGAACTCGGCAGGCGGGTGCAGGGAAAGCGCGAATTCGCCATCGTGGACGAGGTGGATAACATTCTCATCGACGAGGCGCGCACGCCGCTTATCATCAGCGGGCCGGCGCAGCAATCGCCAAACGAATATCGCCGATTCGCGCGGCTGGCGAACACGCTCGACCGCGAAGACGACTACACCATCGATGAGAAGCACCGCACCGCCGCGCTGACGAACGAAGGCATATCCAAACTGGAGAAGATGCTGAATGTCAGTAACATCTACGGCGCGGAGAACTTCGAGCTGGTCCACTACGCCGAGAATGCGCTGAAGGCGCAGGCGATATTCGAACGGGACCGCGATTATGTGGTGCAAGACGGCGAAGTCGTCATTGTTGACGAGTTCACCGGACGCCTGATGACCGGCAGGCGCTACTCTGACGGGCTGCACCAGGCGATCGAAGCTAAGGAAAACGTAAAAGTTCAGCGCGAGTCAGTGACATACGCCACGATTACGCTGCAGAACTACTTCCGCCTGTACGACAAGCTGTCCGGCATGACCGGCACGGCTGCCACGGAAGGCGAAGAGTTCTGGAAGATATACAAACTCGAAGTAGTCGAGATTCCCACGAACAAGCCGATGGTTCGCCAAGACGACCAAGATCTCATTTATCCAAACCAAGACGCGAAATACCGCGCGGTCGTCGGCGAAATCAGGGAGCGCAGTCAAGCGGGACAACCCGTGCTAGTCGGCACGACGGACATCGATATGTCGGAGATGCTGAGCGATCGGCTGCGGAAGGCGGGCGTCAAGCACGAGGTGCTGAACGCCAAGCAGCACGAACGCGAGGCGCATATCGTCGCGCAGGCAGGTCGTCCGGGCGCGGTCACCGTCGCCACCAACATGGCGGGTCGCGGCACCGACATCATTCTCGGCGGCAATCAGGAAATGCTTGGCATTCCCGAAGAAGAGTGGCAGGCAGACCACGACCGCGTTATCAGGCAAGGCGGCTTGTTCATTCTCGGCACGGAGCGGCATGAGGCGCGTCGCATCGACAACCAGCTTCGCGGGCGTTCCGGCAGGCAAGGCGACATTGGGCACTCGCGGTTCTATGTTGCGCTCGACGATGAACTGATGCGGCGCTTCGGCGGCGACACCATCAAGAAGTTCATGAACTGGGCGATGGAAGACGAAGGGCACATTGAAAGCAAGTCTATCAGCAAGTCCATCGAGTCCGCGCAGGTGAAGACAGAGGCGTTCCACTTCGACATCCGCAAGCATCTCGTCGAATACGACGATGTGGTGAACACGCACCGCGATGTCATCTACGGCGAGCGCGAGAAGATTCTGTCCGGCTCCGACTTAAAGGCGAATATGCAAGCGATGGTCGCGGCGAATATGCAGGAACTCTTGCAGCAGCACTTGGGCGGCAATCGTCCCGAGCTGTGGAATACCGAACGCCTAGCGCGCGAACTCGGCGGCATAATGCCTATGCCGTCCGAATTCGCATACCACGACGACATCGCGGCATACTCATACGAAGAAGTGGAAGACATCATCCTGCGCCACGCCGAAGCGCTGTACGACAGCATCGAAGCCGAGCTGGGCGACGACGAGATGCGCACCCTGGAGCGCCAAGTGATGCTGCGCGTCATAGACAGCAACTGGGTGCAGCACCTCACCGCAATGGAAAACCTGCGGCAGGGCATCGGGCTGCACGCCTTCGGGCAGCGCGACCCACTGGTGATGTACAAAAAGGAGGGGCACGAAAAGTTCCAAGACTTGCAGTCGCGCATACAGAGCGACATCGTGCACGCCATCTACAACATCGGCGATATGGCGCAGCAGCATGCGCGGCTGAACGGCAGCTTACAGCACCCCAACGGCGCGAACGGCACAAACCGCCGCCGCCAGCGCTCCGGCACGAACGGCGCGTCCCGCAATGGCAACGCCAGCGTGATGACGCAGGTCGTGTCCGCGCAGCGCGAAGCCGTCCCCGCGGGAAGCCGCAAGATCGGGCGCAATTCGCCCTGCCCGTGCGGTAGCGGAAAGAAGTACAAGCGCTGTTGCGGAGCGTAG
- a CDS encoding formate--tetrahydrofolate ligase, whose protein sequence is MRPIMDVAAELGLDTQSLIPQGHYKAKIPLSAERTDGKRGKMIVVTGITPTPAGEGKTTTTVGMAQGFGRLGKNVVATLREPSLGPIFGIKGGGTGGGLSLVEPQDEVNIHFTGDAHAVGSAHNLLAALTDNVAQRGQIPGFGPTGITWRRVTDVEDRALRTIVSGIGGSPNAPMRESGFDIVTASEIMAVLALSSSLENLRERLSRIVVGTTNSGDPVTAEDVNAVGSMMSLLRYAIQPNLVQTTEGQAVIVHAGPFGNIAHGCSSVMGDRIALGYADYVLTEAGFGADLGFEKFMHIKARFNGLEPSGAVIVATVRALRSHGGALRRQLDEPNEERVQRGMANLVHLIGAIRSFGLPVVVALNRFPSDTESELDIVRKGCEEAGAFAAVDTRVFTEGGAGGVDLAQAVIDATSGDEPEITYMYPEDATIREKVLALAQKMYGADDVSWAPSTRRLLRRYEEQGWGSLPVCMAKTHLSISHNPRLKGRPSGYTFEVNDVRASVGAGFIYPIAGSIMTMPGLPGSPRALDVDGEGNILGL, encoded by the coding sequence ATGCGTCCAATAATGGATGTTGCGGCAGAACTCGGTCTGGACACGCAATCGCTTATCCCGCAGGGGCATTACAAGGCGAAGATACCGCTGAGCGCCGAGCGCACGGACGGCAAGCGTGGCAAGATGATTGTCGTAACCGGCATCACGCCTACGCCCGCCGGCGAAGGCAAGACGACCACGACGGTCGGCATGGCGCAAGGATTCGGCAGGCTTGGCAAGAATGTCGTCGCTACGCTGCGAGAACCTTCGCTCGGTCCGATATTCGGCATAAAGGGCGGCGGTACGGGCGGCGGACTGTCTCTAGTCGAGCCGCAGGACGAAGTAAACATCCACTTCACCGGCGACGCGCACGCCGTCGGCTCGGCGCACAACCTGCTCGCCGCGCTTACGGACAATGTGGCGCAGCGCGGGCAGATTCCCGGCTTCGGTCCGACCGGCATAACTTGGCGGCGCGTGACGGATGTCGAAGACAGGGCGCTGCGAACAATTGTCAGCGGCATTGGCGGCTCGCCAAATGCTCCGATGCGGGAGTCCGGATTCGACATCGTTACCGCGTCCGAGATTATGGCGGTGCTCGCGTTGTCGTCTAGCCTCGAGAACCTGCGCGAACGTCTCAGCCGCATCGTGGTGGGCACTACAAACTCCGGCGATCCCGTAACGGCGGAAGATGTGAACGCGGTCGGCTCGATGATGTCGCTGCTGCGCTACGCCATTCAGCCGAACCTCGTGCAGACTACGGAAGGGCAGGCGGTCATCGTGCATGCCGGCCCATTCGGCAATATCGCGCACGGCTGCAGCTCGGTGATGGGCGACAGAATTGCACTCGGATACGCCGACTATGTGCTGACTGAAGCGGGCTTCGGCGCAGACTTGGGCTTCGAGAAATTTATGCACATCAAAGCGCGCTTCAATGGCCTCGAACCGAGCGGCGCGGTTATCGTGGCGACGGTGCGTGCGCTGCGGTCGCACGGCGGGGCGCTTAGGCGTCAGCTCGACGAGCCGAACGAAGAAAGAGTGCAGCGCGGCATGGCAAATCTGGTGCATCTAATCGGCGCGATCCGTTCGTTCGGCTTGCCCGTTGTGGTCGCGCTGAATAGATTCCCGTCTGACACCGAATCGGAGCTGGATATTGTCAGGAAGGGCTGCGAGGAAGCAGGCGCATTCGCCGCCGTGGACACGCGCGTGTTCACCGAGGGCGGCGCAGGCGGCGTCGATCTTGCACAGGCGGTCATAGATGCGACCTCTGGCGACGAACCGGAAATCACTTATATGTACCCCGAAGACGCCACGATTCGCGAGAAGGTGTTGGCATTGGCACAGAAGATGTACGGCGCGGACGATGTGTCCTGGGCGCCGTCCACGCGCCGGCTGCTGCGCCGTTACGAAGAGCAGGGCTGGGGCAGCCTGCCTGTGTGCATGGCGAAGACGCACCTGTCCATCTCGCACAACCCGCGCCTCAAGGGCAGGCCGTCCGGCTACACTTTCGAGGTCAACGACGTGCGAGCATCCGTCGGCGCGGGCTTCATATACCCAATTGCCGGCAGCATCATGACGATGCCCGGCTTGCCGGGTTCCCCGCGCGCGCTAGATGTGGACGGCGAGGGGAATATCTTGGGGTTGTAG
- the polX gene encoding DNA polymerase/3'-5' exonuclease PolX, whose product MNNSQIAETFENIAGLLEMKGEKVFTIRAYQRAARTIERLPMELGEMLREEQDLKAIPGIGKAISEKIGEMVDTNSLHYYDRLKAEFPDGILEVMQIPGLGPKTVRRLWLELGVTDVSGLQAAIDDGRLESLPRLGKKTATNIARQLQFKRSQSKRMPIARAQPICDRLIAALREQCPEIRQIMPGGSLRRYEETIGDIDLVCTADDPAQVLDALVSLPNVADVLGHGDTKASVYLHDGIQIDLRVVHERHFGALLQYFSGNLQHNILLRDRANQLNLSLNEYGITDKETGVIEEFADEQALYKRLGLQYIPPELRQGGGEVKLALQQAIPALVELSDIRGDLHDHCDWSDGRDPMQAMVLTAKERGLEYLAITDHSVGRGIANGLSEERLERQISVVRECEQNIGGIRLLAGTEMDIRADGTLDYDDDILQKLDWVVASVHSAMSQDAATMTERIIKAMRNPNVDAIGHLSTRIVGGRKGVDADYEAIFRAAADTGTALEINAAPERLDLRDSHAARARELGVPLVISTDAHTTEALSNARFGVGVARRAWCEPRHILNTLPYDKLIEYLKTPKPTRIEAFARLARG is encoded by the coding sequence ATGAACAACTCTCAGATAGCCGAGACTTTTGAGAACATCGCAGGCTTGCTTGAAATGAAGGGCGAAAAGGTATTCACCATTCGCGCCTACCAACGTGCCGCGCGCACCATCGAACGCCTGCCGATGGAACTCGGCGAGATGTTGCGCGAAGAGCAGGACTTGAAGGCGATCCCCGGCATCGGCAAGGCAATCTCCGAGAAGATTGGCGAGATGGTCGATACGAACTCGCTTCACTACTACGACCGCCTGAAGGCAGAGTTTCCCGACGGCATTCTGGAAGTGATGCAGATTCCCGGTCTGGGACCGAAGACCGTGCGGCGGCTATGGCTGGAACTGGGCGTTACAGATGTGTCCGGCTTACAAGCGGCGATAGACGACGGCAGGCTGGAATCGCTGCCGCGTCTGGGCAAGAAGACCGCCACCAATATCGCGCGACAATTACAGTTCAAGCGCAGCCAGAGCAAGCGAATGCCAATCGCGCGCGCGCAGCCGATATGCGACCGACTCATCGCCGCGCTGCGAGAGCAATGCCCGGAAATCAGGCAGATTATGCCGGGCGGCAGCCTCCGCCGCTACGAAGAGACCATCGGCGACATCGATCTCGTTTGCACGGCGGACGACCCGGCGCAAGTGCTGGACGCACTGGTGTCCCTGCCGAATGTCGCGGATGTGCTGGGGCACGGCGATACGAAGGCGTCGGTGTATCTGCACGACGGCATTCAGATCGATCTGCGCGTGGTGCACGAACGGCACTTCGGCGCGCTGTTGCAGTACTTTTCCGGCAATTTGCAGCACAACATTCTGCTGCGCGACAGGGCGAACCAGCTCAACCTATCGCTCAACGAATACGGCATCACCGACAAGGAAACCGGCGTCATAGAAGAGTTCGCCGACGAGCAGGCGCTGTACAAACGGCTCGGCTTGCAGTACATCCCGCCCGAATTGCGGCAAGGCGGCGGCGAGGTCAAGTTGGCGCTCCAACAAGCCATTCCAGCGCTCGTAGAATTGTCCGACATTCGCGGCGACTTGCACGACCACTGCGATTGGAGCGACGGTCGCGACCCGATGCAAGCCATGGTGCTCACCGCGAAAGAACGCGGCTTGGAATATTTGGCAATCACCGACCATTCGGTCGGCAGAGGCATCGCCAACGGGTTGAGTGAGGAGCGCCTGGAACGGCAAATATCAGTCGTGCGGGAGTGCGAGCAAAACATCGGCGGCATTCGCCTACTCGCCGGCACGGAGATGGACATCCGCGCGGATGGCACGCTTGACTACGACGACGATATTTTGCAAAAGCTCGATTGGGTTGTCGCATCCGTCCACTCTGCGATGAGCCAAGACGCCGCCACAATGACAGAGCGCATTATCAAGGCGATGCGCAATCCAAATGTCGATGCCATCGGACACCTCAGCACGCGCATTGTTGGCGGGCGGAAAGGCGTTGACGCCGATTACGAAGCGATATTCCGCGCGGCAGCGGACACCGGCACCGCGCTCGAAATCAATGCTGCGCCGGAACGCCTGGACCTGCGAGACAGCCATGCGGCGCGCGCCCGTGAACTCGGCGTGCCACTGGTCATCAGCACGGACGCACACACCACAGAAGCCCTGAGTAACGCCCGATTCGGCGTGGGCGTGGCGCGCCGGGCGTGGTGCGAACCCAGACACATCCTCAACACCCTCCCCTACGACAAGCTCATCGAATACTTGAAGACTCCCAAGCCTACGAGGATAGAAGCGTTTGCAAGACTTGCACGAGGCTGA
- the amrB gene encoding AmmeMemoRadiSam system protein B has translation MCGAVGVDEEAMILASERARSAPTHPKLRLLEPQLVDYQGQRMIYLYDSLGIAEDGALIPQPLAPLLSLCDGTRDISGLRSGLLLHTGNTLPEHVIAQIIEQMDDALLLENGAYQDAAADVMRRYHDARHRPPSHAGPVYPGDVARLTRTMAAYCEETPVSADETAVGELIGMLCPHIDYQRGHKTYAELWQRAKPSLDDIELVVIFGTDHSGGLGMLTPTRQSYFTPHGTLRTDTDIIDGLADTLGKRAYEEEIHHIKEHSIELAAVWLHHFLDGRDCAVVPVLCGSFHHFVSGRGNPWDDRRINDTVDYLVDATAGRRTLVIAAGDLAHMGPAFGDTAPLDAIARAKLAAEDGDSMTEICNGDGAAFFERSRAESDSRRICGIPPIYLMLELLNRQGKGSNLQGESMGYDQCPADAQGGSLVSIAGALLYDGG, from the coding sequence ATGTGCGGCGCAGTCGGCGTCGATGAGGAGGCGATGATTTTGGCGAGCGAACGGGCAAGAAGCGCACCCACACATCCGAAGTTGAGGCTGCTGGAGCCACAATTGGTGGACTATCAAGGGCAGCGCATGATTTACCTGTACGACAGTCTGGGCATTGCCGAGGACGGCGCGCTCATCCCGCAGCCGCTTGCGCCTCTGCTATCGCTGTGCGACGGTACGCGCGATATATCCGGTTTACGTTCCGGCCTGCTGCTGCACACCGGCAACACGCTGCCTGAGCATGTCATCGCGCAGATTATCGAGCAGATGGACGACGCGCTGCTGTTGGAGAATGGCGCGTACCAGGACGCTGCCGCCGACGTGATGCGGCGATACCATGACGCGAGGCATCGCCCGCCGTCGCATGCCGGTCCGGTGTATCCCGGCGATGTAGCACGCCTAACCCGCACAATGGCAGCGTACTGCGAAGAAACGCCCGTGTCTGCCGACGAGACTGCTGTCGGTGAACTTATCGGCATGCTATGCCCGCACATCGACTACCAGCGCGGCCACAAGACTTACGCCGAGTTGTGGCAGCGCGCCAAGCCATCGCTTGACGACATAGAGCTGGTCGTGATATTCGGCACGGACCATTCCGGCGGGCTTGGGATGCTGACGCCCACGCGCCAGAGCTACTTCACGCCGCACGGCACACTGCGGACGGACACGGACATCATCGACGGTCTGGCAGATACGCTCGGCAAGCGTGCGTACGAGGAAGAGATTCACCACATCAAAGAGCATTCTATCGAACTCGCCGCCGTGTGGCTGCACCACTTCCTTGACGGACGAGATTGCGCAGTCGTGCCGGTGCTGTGCGGCTCGTTCCATCACTTCGTATCGGGCAGGGGCAATCCGTGGGACGACCGTCGAATTAACGATACGGTAGATTACCTAGTCGATGCCACCGCCGGACGCCGGACGCTGGTCATCGCAGCGGGCGACTTGGCACACATGGGCCCCGCATTCGGAGACACCGCACCGCTCGACGCCATAGCGCGCGCAAAGCTCGCGGCAGAAGACGGCGACTCAATGACCGAGATCTGCAACGGAGACGGCGCGGCATTCTTTGAACGCTCCCGCGCCGAATCGGACTCGCGCCGAATATGCGGCATCCCACCCATTTACCTTATGCTTGAATTGCTGAACCGGCAAGGCAAGGGCAGCAACCTGCAAGGTGAATCGATGGGCTACGACCAATGCCCCGCAGACGCGCAAGGCGGCTCGCTGGTATCCATAGCGGGGGCGTTATTGTATGACGGGGGATAA
- a CDS encoding ribose-phosphate pyrophosphokinase has product MALYEDLKVFSGNAHRKLAQSICAYLDIPLGMSEVFKFSNDNTFVRILENIREQDVFLVQPIAYPVNDHIMELLIMIDAAKRASAGRITAVIPYFAYARSDKKDQPRVPITARLVANLIETAGADRVLTLELHAGQIQGFFNIPLDELSAIPELAHHFRDRQVDNDIVVVATDAGDAKRARNLASRLDAPLAIVEKVRLGNTESVESTTLIGDVQGKTAIIVDDEIGTGGTVIATANTIRSRGARDIYCYAAHAVLAGSAPDVLESSIIKELVVTDSLPVPPAKMGTKTSVISVAPMLGEAIQRIHSGTSVGAMFNGAGA; this is encoded by the coding sequence ATGGCTCTTTACGAAGACCTGAAGGTATTTAGCGGGAACGCCCATCGCAAGCTGGCTCAATCCATCTGCGCCTACTTGGACATTCCGCTTGGCATGAGTGAAGTGTTCAAGTTCAGCAACGACAACACTTTCGTCCGGATTCTCGAGAACATCCGCGAGCAGGATGTGTTCCTCGTTCAGCCCATCGCATACCCGGTCAACGACCATATAATGGAACTGCTGATTATGATCGATGCCGCCAAGCGCGCGTCCGCAGGCAGGATCACGGCGGTCATCCCATACTTCGCATACGCCCGCAGCGACAAGAAAGACCAGCCACGCGTGCCCATCACGGCGCGGCTTGTGGCAAATCTGATAGAGACCGCAGGCGCTGACCGCGTGCTGACGCTCGAGTTGCATGCCGGGCAGATTCAGGGATTCTTCAACATCCCGCTCGACGAACTGAGCGCCATACCGGAGCTTGCGCACCACTTCCGCGACAGGCAGGTTGACAACGACATTGTGGTGGTCGCGACGGACGCCGGCGACGCCAAGCGCGCGCGCAATCTGGCATCGCGCCTGGACGCGCCGCTCGCCATCGTTGAAAAGGTGCGCTTGGGCAACACGGAGAGCGTGGAATCGACAACACTCATCGGCGATGTACAGGGCAAAACCGCCATCATAGTGGACGACGAGATTGGCACTGGCGGCACGGTCATCGCCACGGCGAACACCATACGCAGCCGCGGCGCGCGCGACATCTACTGCTACGCCGCGCACGCAGTTCTCGCCGGCAGCGCCCCGGATGTGCTGGAAAGCAGCATCATCAAAGAACTGGTCGTTACCGACTCCCTACCTGTGCCGCCCGCCAAGATGGGCACGAAGACGAGCGTAATTTCCGTCGCGCCAATGCTGGGCGAGGCTATACAGCGCATCCATAGCGGCACATCCGTCGGCGCGATGTTCAACGGCGCCGGCGCCTAG
- a CDS encoding MFS transporter, with amino-acid sequence MLNRVMRPVSHIFPQVGRNGRIVILAAALRTLDYGFISVFLGVYLSLLGFGVIQATLIFSSIMAGSALSNFLATFWGDRIGRKRMFMAMSVLMVGGGVVFSISSDYIVLLIVGVFAVTTSGGGDRTAFISLDTAVLAENTSPSQRTVAFSCYNLATIFTRALGSMMIGLPVLIQHDLIQQSWVIDELDSYKVMFVLYTAIAAVGIPLYARLSPDVEVRRRDSSDAEAPQNAPTPPAGTPSARGLIYRMTGLSILDAFGGGFAVRAFVSYWFVTQFGIDLLEVTGIFFAAQVLNVVSVSLAAPVAKRIGLVNTMAFTQVAANLMFIGLALSTEVWLAVAFYLLHEVCNDMDVPARQSYTMAIVPAESRTAMASMNNLGRNLAQTVSPAAAGVIAGIAYLGAPFLVGAVVKLVYNGLLLQMFRGIKPPEEG; translated from the coding sequence ATGCTCAATCGTGTAATGCGGCCGGTCAGCCACATATTCCCGCAGGTGGGACGGAATGGCAGGATTGTCATTCTTGCCGCTGCGCTGCGTACGCTTGACTACGGATTCATCAGCGTTTTCCTCGGCGTGTATCTGTCGCTGCTGGGTTTCGGGGTAATTCAGGCGACTCTGATATTCAGCTCGATTATGGCAGGCAGCGCTCTGTCGAACTTCCTCGCCACATTCTGGGGAGATAGAATCGGGCGCAAGCGGATGTTCATGGCGATGTCCGTGCTGATGGTCGGCGGTGGCGTGGTCTTCTCGATTTCGTCAGATTACATAGTGCTGCTGATTGTAGGCGTGTTCGCGGTAACGACATCCGGCGGCGGCGACCGAACGGCGTTCATATCGCTGGACACCGCAGTGCTTGCGGAGAACACCAGCCCATCGCAGCGCACCGTGGCGTTCAGCTGTTACAACCTCGCGACCATATTCACGCGCGCGCTTGGCTCGATGATGATTGGGCTGCCCGTGCTAATTCAGCACGACCTGATACAGCAGTCTTGGGTTATAGACGAACTAGATTCGTACAAGGTGATGTTCGTGCTGTACACCGCGATTGCTGCGGTGGGCATTCCTCTGTACGCCCGGTTGTCTCCCGATGTGGAAGTGCGTCGCAGGGATTCCAGCGATGCTGAGGCACCGCAGAACGCGCCAACGCCTCCCGCAGGCACGCCATCCGCGCGTGGCTTGATTTACAGAATGACCGGGCTATCGATACTTGACGCCTTTGGTGGCGGGTTCGCGGTGCGGGCGTTCGTATCGTACTGGTTCGTAACTCAGTTTGGCATTGACCTGCTCGAAGTAACGGGTATTTTCTTCGCCGCGCAAGTGCTGAATGTGGTGTCGGTCTCCCTCGCTGCGCCGGTCGCCAAACGCATCGGGCTGGTGAACACGATGGCGTTCACGCAAGTCGCGGCGAACCTGATGTTCATCGGCTTGGCGCTTTCGACTGAAGTGTGGCTTGCCGTGGCGTTCTACCTGCTGCATGAAGTCTGCAACGATATGGATGTGCCTGCCCGCCAGTCCTACACGATGGCAATCGTGCCGGCGGAATCCCGCACCGCAATGGCGAGTATGAACAATCTCGGCCGAAATCTCGCGCAAACCGTCAGCCCAGCCGCCGCAGGTGTAATCGCTGGAATCGCGTATCTTGGCGCGCCGTTCCTAGTTGGTGCCGTTGTCAAGCTAGTGTACAACGGGTTGCTTCTACAGATGTTCCGCGGCATCAAACCGCCGGAAGAGGGCTAG